The Spinacia oleracea cultivar Varoflay chromosome 2, BTI_SOV_V1, whole genome shotgun sequence DNA segment GCACTTGTTCCAATAAAAATAccattataattttattattattaggtGTTAAAGTAAATTTACAATAAGATTCCTTAATAAAGAAGTAAAACCATTTAATTAAAGGAATCATAAAGAACGATAAAGACTGTTACATAACATAATGGAAATTGATAACTTATCTTAAAAGCTAAAACAAGTACTCGTACTAGAAActcattgaattttatttttgactaactcatattcaacatttcaacccattgaatgcATATATATCCTCCTACTACACGTAAAATAAATGCGGAGTACTCGGTAAGAAAATCATTCACACATATACACGGATTCATACTTATTATGCAatctaaaataacaattgacaCGTGATTTTATCATGAAGGTTCCAAACTTAAcacttactacctccgttcctaaatgatctttacggttactatttgcacggtaattaaggaattttggtgaatatgtgatggtggggtaacaaatagaaaatgagtggctataaattgtccaacaatgtgagtgggtgaaaacaaatattaaaatattgtgagtgggtaagttatggtgggccaaataagagtaaaaatggaataaagtaggagtgtaaagaactttcaggaacggactaaaacggaaagcgtaaagaacttttaggaacggaggtagtatatgaaaacaaaaatCGATGATAATGTTTTGAAACATGCATAAATGTCTAGAATCTAAGCAAAATTCCAAATTGAAGtagaaaaaacaaagaaaaggaaagaaatgtACATAAATTGGATATTTTTAGTAGTCTATTGCTTGTCAAAGAGGCAAAATATTACCAACAACTCAAGAAGGTCATGAAAATTAGTTGTGAAAATTAATTAAGTTCAACTACCAAATTAATTCCAAGTAACTTCTTGGTTGAATATCATTATAGCAAGCATACAAAGGGGTGCAAGGGTAAAATtggaaaatataataaataaagataACATGAGAGAGAAAAAGTAAGTACTTGCTGTAATAGCGACCGCTGACATTCTTAGGATTGACCTCCATTTTACCCCTGAAGAATGCAAATATATCACGACGACCATCCAATGCCCACCTCTCCGCCGTCTTCCGTACACTTTCCGGCGGTATATATGGCGGCACAACTACATTCCCCGCCGCTTGACATGGGTGCTTGTATTTCACGCCAAAAGTTTGCAAAATTATTGACCCTCTCAAACCCTCCATTATTCCGTCTTCGATTGCTACATTCTcctgcaaaaacaaaaacaaaaacaattattaTAAGGACATGAAAATAGTTTCTATCGCGAAAAGGACGTGTCCTGGAGTTAAAATCGTACCATGGTATGAAAACAGGCGCCGAAATCGTGAGAAGCGACGAAGATATGGTCGGCGCCACGGCTGCGATTCCAGAAAGGGTAGGCGGAGGAGATTAAGTTAACGGCGGAGGAAATGAGGGAACGAGCGTGTCCGATAGCAGGGAAGCCATTAACGGTGCTAAAGTTGCAAGAAACATAGACAGGAACAAAGAAGAAATCGGCCTCATTTGGGTCAAAAGTTCGTACATCGCTTTCTAATAAAGCTCTATGAATAGCAACTTCTGATGCGAATAAATGTTTGCTGCACCTTTCGTTAACCCAATCCTTGTTGTATTTATCTGGTAATTCGTAAACAAATATCTTGACATGGTTCAATACTTCCGAATATGTTTCCGAAGATTCGTCGAGGCGATTGTGTTGGACAACGGAAGCTGAAActgaacccgaacccgaacccgaaagcgGAGAAGGGGGAGATTGGCTATCATTTGTATTTTTAAAGGGAGGGAAAGAGATGAAAAGGTAGAATGAAATGAAGAACCAAACGAACCATTTGAAGCTTCTATAAAAGAATTGAGAGTTTCTTTTGTTATTAATGTCTTTTGGTCTACCATGTTTGTTATTTGAGTGCAAGAACTTCATTCTTACATAAAAACCTTTCCTCCCTTTGATGGGTATGTTCAAATTCACCATTTTTAGGACCGATTTTTGAGGGAAAACAGATTTTTGATTTGGGTGTGAGTTGGT contains these protein-coding regions:
- the LOC110775317 gene encoding probable glucuronoxylan glucuronosyltransferase IRX7 codes for the protein MVNLNIPIKGRKGFYVRMKFLHSNNKHGRPKDINNKRNSQFFYRSFKWFVWFFISFYLFISFPPFKNTNDSQSPPSPLSGSGSGSVSASVVQHNRLDESSETYSEVLNHVKIFVYELPDKYNKDWVNERCSKHLFASEVAIHRALLESDVRTFDPNEADFFFVPVYVSCNFSTVNGFPAIGHARSLISSAVNLISSAYPFWNRSRGADHIFVASHDFGACFHTMENVAIEDGIMEGLRGSIILQTFGVKYKHPCQAAGNVVVPPYIPPESVRKTAERWALDGRRDIFAFFRGKMEVNPKNVSGRYYSKAVRTHIWRKYNNDRRFYLKRHRFAGYQSEIARSVFCLCPLGWAPWSPRLVESVALGCVPVIIADGIKLPFDDVVPWAEISLTVAEHDVAKLGSILDHVAKTNLTVIQRNLWDPEVRRALLFNDQIEKGDATWNVIRALAKKKHHSLAHRKSRVSVQ